A window of the Lolium perenne isolate Kyuss_39 chromosome 7, Kyuss_2.0, whole genome shotgun sequence genome harbors these coding sequences:
- the LOC127315020 gene encoding uncharacterized protein, with amino-acid sequence MDDEELATRDYSRLRKSMHRDGSIYRGMDHYPWKEDYRIADRGETRLEATTMSDPTPDCLFHKDGYCWTHYPTGMLQFFSLRVVKLPADAPGSVVELYGYVAARDNLDPLLNYVVNISRDDPVIVEKGSLIAMSGPRRGIEMLDSSLLEYDVRIKNGVHEEDDLQLLDGASMFQFWDASARPFTLRMPTDSGAIDMIVACINCAVEATVEVFILEVQSSFNLSLICLNGGFIEEMILFDGATAESRGLKRSVVAVASHSYLDLKFNLGALPSSSNQHCCSFKAEIHGHVTQNIKTEFALISLKVTWSTLPFG; translated from the exons ATGGACGACGAGGAATTAGCTACCAGGGACTACAGTAGACTTCGAAAAAGCATGCACCGTGATGGTTCTATCTACAGGGGCATGGATCACTATCCTTGGAAAGAAGACTACCGCATCGCAGACCGTGGCGAGACTCGGCTGGAGGCGACGACAATGTCCGATCCCACACCAGATTGCCTCTTTCACAAGGACGGATATTGCTGGACGCATTATCCCACCGGCATGCTCCAGTTTTTCTCCTTACGGGTGGTCAAACTCCCCGCGGATGCCCCCGGCTCGGTAGTTGAGCTGTATGGATACGTAGCGGCGCGGGATAATCTGGATCCGCTCCTTAACTACGTCGTCAATATCAGCAGGGATGATCCCGTTATTGTGGAGAAAGGTTCGCTCATCGCCATGTCCGGTCCCAGGAGAGGGATCGAGATGCTGGACTCCAGTCTGCTGGAATACGACGTTAGGATCAAGAACGGCGTGCACGAAGAGGATGACCTGCAGCTGCTCGATGGCGCGTCGATGTTTCAGTTCTGGGACGCGTCGGCTCGGCCATTCACGTTGCGCATGCCCACAGACTCTGGTGCGATCGACATGATCGTGGCATGTATCAACTGTGCTGTCGAGGCGACAGTGGAG GTTTTCATACTGGAAGTCCAAAGTAGTTTCAATTTGTCTCTCATTTGTTTGAATGGTGGGTTTATTGAGGAAATGATACTCTTTGATGGAGCCACTGCTGAGTCACGTGGCTTAAAGAGGTCCGTGGTTGCTGTAGCGAGCCATTCTTATTTGGATTTGAAGTTTAATTTAGGCGCACTTCCGTCTAGCTCCAATCAACATTGTTGCTCCTTCAAGGCGGAAATCCATGGACATGTTACTCAAAATATAAAGACCGAGTTTGCGTTAATCTCATTGAAGGTGACATGGTCGACTTTGCCTTTCGGCTAA